One part of the Lotus japonicus ecotype B-129 chromosome 2, LjGifu_v1.2 genome encodes these proteins:
- the LOC130735606 gene encoding oleosin Ara h 10.0102, with translation MAQPQQQVHVHTTATHRYETGGANPPQRYEAGGINFNNQPQRYGGGGGGFSSLFPERGPSASQIIAVAAGVPIGGTLLLLAGISLIASLIGLAVFTPLLILFSPVIVPAVMTIGLAVAGILTSGAFGLTGLMSFSWLMNYIRETRGIVPEQLDYAKNRMADMADYVGQKTKEVGHDIQTKAHEAKRTPITTHDTK, from the coding sequence ATggcacaaccccaacaacaagtgCATGTCCACACCACCGCAACACACCGCTATGAAACCGGCGGTGCCAACCCGCCACAACGCTACGAAGCCGGCGGCATCAATTTCAACAACCAGCCACAACGCtacggaggaggaggaggaggtttcAGTTCCCTCTTCCCGGAGAGAGGCCCCTCAGCCTCCCAAATCATTGCTGTCGCTGCCGGTGTCCCCATCGGCGGAACGCTCCTCCTCCTCGCCGGAATCTCCCTCATCGCCAGCCTCATTGGGCTGGCGGTATTCACACCGCTCCTCATCCTGTTCAGCCCGGTCATAGTCCCTGCTGTCATGACCATTGGCCTTGCAGTGGCCGGGATCTTGACATCAGGGGCGTTCGGGCTGACCGGGTTGATGTCATTCTCGTGGCTGATGAACTACATTCGGGAGACGCGGGGGATTGTGCCGGAGCAGCTAGATTATGCGAAGAACCGCATGGCGGACATGGCGGATTACGTGGGGCAGAAGACTAAGGAGGTTGGACATGACATACAGACAAAGGCGCATGAAGCCAAGAGGACACCAATCACAACACATGACACAAAATGA